In one Myxocyprinus asiaticus isolate MX2 ecotype Aquarium Trade chromosome 1, UBuf_Myxa_2, whole genome shotgun sequence genomic region, the following are encoded:
- the LOC127436749 gene encoding transducin-like enhancer protein 3-B isoform X2, which produces MYPQGRHPAPHQPGQPGFKFTVAESCDRIKDEFQFLQAQYHSLKVEYDKLANEKTEMQRHYVMYYEMSYGLNIEMHKQTEIAKRLNAILAQIMPFLSQEHQQQVAQAVERAKQVTMTELNAIIGVRGLPNLPLTVFEERHVRVYKQQSHAVYPALMQQQLQAQHLSHAAHGPPVQLPPHPSGLQPPSIPPVTGSVSGLLAVGALGSQAHLPVKDEKNHHDLEHRERESSTQNNSVSPSDSLRASEKHRGSSEYSLDSKKRRVEEKDNMSRYDSDGDKSDDLVVDVSNEDPATPRVSPSHSPPENGLDKARALKKDAPNSPASVASSGSTPSSKVKDHPHNDKSSTPGLKSNTPTPRNDAPTPGTSNTPGLRPILGKPPGIEALAPALRTPLSIAAPYGAPFAMMGHHPEMNGSLTSPGVYPGLHISPQMSVAAAAAYGRSPMAGFDPHPHMRAPGLPASLTSIPGGKPAYSFHVSADGQMQPVPFPPDALIGPGIPRHARQINTLSHGEVVCAVTISNPTRHVYTGGKGCVKIWDISQPGSKSPVSQLDCLNRDNYIRSCKLLPDGRTLIVGGEASTLTIWDLASQTPRIKAELTSSAPACYALAISPDAKVCFSCCSDGNIAVWDLHNQTLVRQFQGHTDGASCIDISHDGTKLWTGGLDNTVRSWDLREGRQLQQHDFTSQIFSLGYCPTGEWLAVGMESSNVEVLHHTKPDKYQLHLHESCVLSLKFAYCGKWFVSTGKDNLLNAWRTPYGASIFQSKESSSVLSCDISADDKYIVTGSGDKKATVYEVIY; this is translated from the exons ATGTATCCGCAGGGCCGGCATCCG GCACCTCACCAGCCTGGTCAGCCAGGCTTCAAATTCACTGTAGCAGAATCTTGTGACAGGATCAAAGACGAATTTCAATTCCTTCAAGCTCAGTACCACAG TCTTAAAGTGGAGTATGACAAACTGGCCAATGAGAAGACAGAGATGCAGCGACACTATGTCATG TACTATGAGATGTCCTATGGGCTGAACATTGAAATGCATAAGCAG actGAGATTGCCAAACGGCTAAATGCAATTCTTGCTCAAATTATGCCTTTTTTGTCACAAGAG CACCAACAGCAGGTCGCACAGGCTGTTGAACGTGCTAAGCAAGTGACAATGACAGAGTTGAATGCCATCATCGGGGTACGTGGACTTCCCAATCTGCCTCTCACC gtttttgaagagagaCATGTTCGGGTTTATAAA CAGCAGTCTCATGCCGTCTACCCTGCTCTGATG CAGCAGCAGCTCCAGGCTCAGCACCTTTCCCATGCTGCCCACGGACCCCCAGTCCAGTTGCCACCTCACCCCTCAGGGCTTCAGCCCCCTAGCATCCCTCCAGTCACGGGCTCCGTGTCAGGCCTGCTGGCTGTCGGAGCTCTGGGCAGCCAGGCACACCTGCCAGTCAAAGATGAGAAGAACCACCATGACCTGGAACACAGAG AGCGGGAGTCCAGCACG cAGAATAATTCTGTATCACCGTCAGACAGCCTGAGGGCCAGTGAGAAACACAGAGGTTCATCTGAATACAGTCTGGACTCAAAAAAACGCAGAGTAGAGGAAAAAGACAACATGAGCCGATAT GACAGTGATGGTGACAAAAGCGATGATTTGGTCGTGGATGTGTCTAATGAG GATCCAGCCACCCCAAGGGTCAGCCCGTCTCACTCTCCCCCTGAGAACGGACTTGATAAGGCCAGAGCACTGAAGAAAGATGCTCCCAACAGCCCAGCCTCTGTGGCCTCCTCTGGGAGCACCCCCTCTTCGAAAGTGAAGGACCACCCACAT AACGACAAGTCCTCCACCCCGGGTTTGAAGTCCAACACCCCCACTCCACGCAATGACGCTCCCACCCCAGGAACCAGCAACACCCCTGGGCTCAGGCCCATACTTGGCAAGCCACCTGGCATTGAAGCACTTG CACCAGCCCTACGGACACCATTGTCGATTGCGGCACCATACGGGGCTCCATTTGCGATGATGGGTCACCACCCAGAGATGAACGGCTCATTGACTAGTCCAGGAGTTTACCCTGGCCTGCACATCTCCCCTCAGATGAGCGTCGCTGCTGCTGCCGCCTATGGACGCTCACCTATG GCGGGTTTTGATCCTCATCCCCACATGCGTGCTCCGGGTCTGCCAGCAAGTCTTACCTCTATACCTGGAGGGAAACC GGCCTACTCCTTCCATGTTAGCGCTGATGGCCAGATGCAGCCAGTACCTTTCCCTCCAGATGCTCTGATTGGACCAGGAATACCTCGTCATGCCCGTCAGATCAATACACTCAGCCACGGCGAGGTGGTGTGTGCCGTAACCATTAGCAACCCCACACGACACGTCTACACTGGCGGCAAGGGCTGTGTGAAGATCTGGGACATCAGTCAGCCCGGCAGCAAGAGCCCCGTCTCACAGCTTGACTGCCTG AACCGGGATAACTACATCCGCTCCTGTAAGCTTCTTCCGGATGGCCGTACTCTGATCGTTGGAGGAGAAGCCAGCACTCTGACCATATGGGATCTGGCCTCACAGACTCCCCGTATCAAAGCTGAGCTCACCTCTTCTGCCCCGGCCTGCTATGCGCTGGCGATCAGCCCTGATGCCAAGGTCTGCTTCTCCTGCTGCAGTGATGGAAATATTGCTGTTTGGGACCTCCATAACCAAACCCTTGTCAG GCAGTTCCAGGGCCACACGGATGGGGCCAGCTGTATAGATATTTCCCATGATGGCACCAAATTGTGGACAGGTGGCCTTGACAACACTGTACGGTCCTGGGACCTGAGAGAGGGACGACAGCTCCAGCAGCATGACTTTACTTCACAG ATCTTCTCTCTGGGCTACTGTCCGACGGGCGAGTGGCTGGCTGTGGGAATGGAAAGCAGTAATGTGGAGGTGCTTCATCACACCAAGCCTGACAAGTACCAGCTGCACTTGCACGAAAGCTGCGTCCTCTCCCTCAAATTTGCCTACTGTG GTAAATGGTTTGTGAGCACTGGGAAGGACAATCTCTTGAATGCCTGGAGGACTCCCTATGGTGCCAGCATTTTCCAG TCAAAGGAGTCGTCCTCTGTCCTGAGCTGTGACATCTCGGCAGATGATAAATACATTGTGACGGGATCTGGAGACAAGAAGGCCACTGTGTATGAAGTGATATACTAA
- the LOC127436749 gene encoding transducin-like enhancer protein 3-B isoform X1, with protein MYPQGRHPAPHQPGQPGFKFTVAESCDRIKDEFQFLQAQYHSLKVEYDKLANEKTEMQRHYVMYYEMSYGLNIEMHKQTEIAKRLNAILAQIMPFLSQEHQQQVAQAVERAKQVTMTELNAIIGVRGLPNLPLTVFEERHVRVYKQQSHAVYPALMQQQLQAQHLSHAAHGPPVQLPPHPSGLQPPSIPPVTGSVSGLLAVGALGSQAHLPVKDEKNHHDLEHRERESSTQNNSVSPSDSLRASEKHRGSSEYSLDSKKRRVEEKDNMSRYDSDGDKSDDLVVDVSNEDPATPRVSPSHSPPENGLDKARALKKDAPNSPASVASSGSTPSSKVKDHPHNDKSSTPGLKSNTPTPRNDAPTPGTSNTPGLRPILGKPPGIEALAAPALRTPLSIAAPYGAPFAMMGHHPEMNGSLTSPGVYPGLHISPQMSVAAAAAYGRSPMAGFDPHPHMRAPGLPASLTSIPGGKPAYSFHVSADGQMQPVPFPPDALIGPGIPRHARQINTLSHGEVVCAVTISNPTRHVYTGGKGCVKIWDISQPGSKSPVSQLDCLNRDNYIRSCKLLPDGRTLIVGGEASTLTIWDLASQTPRIKAELTSSAPACYALAISPDAKVCFSCCSDGNIAVWDLHNQTLVRQFQGHTDGASCIDISHDGTKLWTGGLDNTVRSWDLREGRQLQQHDFTSQIFSLGYCPTGEWLAVGMESSNVEVLHHTKPDKYQLHLHESCVLSLKFAYCGKWFVSTGKDNLLNAWRTPYGASIFQSKESSSVLSCDISADDKYIVTGSGDKKATVYEVIY; from the exons ATGTATCCGCAGGGCCGGCATCCG GCACCTCACCAGCCTGGTCAGCCAGGCTTCAAATTCACTGTAGCAGAATCTTGTGACAGGATCAAAGACGAATTTCAATTCCTTCAAGCTCAGTACCACAG TCTTAAAGTGGAGTATGACAAACTGGCCAATGAGAAGACAGAGATGCAGCGACACTATGTCATG TACTATGAGATGTCCTATGGGCTGAACATTGAAATGCATAAGCAG actGAGATTGCCAAACGGCTAAATGCAATTCTTGCTCAAATTATGCCTTTTTTGTCACAAGAG CACCAACAGCAGGTCGCACAGGCTGTTGAACGTGCTAAGCAAGTGACAATGACAGAGTTGAATGCCATCATCGGGGTACGTGGACTTCCCAATCTGCCTCTCACC gtttttgaagagagaCATGTTCGGGTTTATAAA CAGCAGTCTCATGCCGTCTACCCTGCTCTGATG CAGCAGCAGCTCCAGGCTCAGCACCTTTCCCATGCTGCCCACGGACCCCCAGTCCAGTTGCCACCTCACCCCTCAGGGCTTCAGCCCCCTAGCATCCCTCCAGTCACGGGCTCCGTGTCAGGCCTGCTGGCTGTCGGAGCTCTGGGCAGCCAGGCACACCTGCCAGTCAAAGATGAGAAGAACCACCATGACCTGGAACACAGAG AGCGGGAGTCCAGCACG cAGAATAATTCTGTATCACCGTCAGACAGCCTGAGGGCCAGTGAGAAACACAGAGGTTCATCTGAATACAGTCTGGACTCAAAAAAACGCAGAGTAGAGGAAAAAGACAACATGAGCCGATAT GACAGTGATGGTGACAAAAGCGATGATTTGGTCGTGGATGTGTCTAATGAG GATCCAGCCACCCCAAGGGTCAGCCCGTCTCACTCTCCCCCTGAGAACGGACTTGATAAGGCCAGAGCACTGAAGAAAGATGCTCCCAACAGCCCAGCCTCTGTGGCCTCCTCTGGGAGCACCCCCTCTTCGAAAGTGAAGGACCACCCACAT AACGACAAGTCCTCCACCCCGGGTTTGAAGTCCAACACCCCCACTCCACGCAATGACGCTCCCACCCCAGGAACCAGCAACACCCCTGGGCTCAGGCCCATACTTGGCAAGCCACCTGGCATTGAAGCACTTG CAGCACCAGCCCTACGGACACCATTGTCGATTGCGGCACCATACGGGGCTCCATTTGCGATGATGGGTCACCACCCAGAGATGAACGGCTCATTGACTAGTCCAGGAGTTTACCCTGGCCTGCACATCTCCCCTCAGATGAGCGTCGCTGCTGCTGCCGCCTATGGACGCTCACCTATG GCGGGTTTTGATCCTCATCCCCACATGCGTGCTCCGGGTCTGCCAGCAAGTCTTACCTCTATACCTGGAGGGAAACC GGCCTACTCCTTCCATGTTAGCGCTGATGGCCAGATGCAGCCAGTACCTTTCCCTCCAGATGCTCTGATTGGACCAGGAATACCTCGTCATGCCCGTCAGATCAATACACTCAGCCACGGCGAGGTGGTGTGTGCCGTAACCATTAGCAACCCCACACGACACGTCTACACTGGCGGCAAGGGCTGTGTGAAGATCTGGGACATCAGTCAGCCCGGCAGCAAGAGCCCCGTCTCACAGCTTGACTGCCTG AACCGGGATAACTACATCCGCTCCTGTAAGCTTCTTCCGGATGGCCGTACTCTGATCGTTGGAGGAGAAGCCAGCACTCTGACCATATGGGATCTGGCCTCACAGACTCCCCGTATCAAAGCTGAGCTCACCTCTTCTGCCCCGGCCTGCTATGCGCTGGCGATCAGCCCTGATGCCAAGGTCTGCTTCTCCTGCTGCAGTGATGGAAATATTGCTGTTTGGGACCTCCATAACCAAACCCTTGTCAG GCAGTTCCAGGGCCACACGGATGGGGCCAGCTGTATAGATATTTCCCATGATGGCACCAAATTGTGGACAGGTGGCCTTGACAACACTGTACGGTCCTGGGACCTGAGAGAGGGACGACAGCTCCAGCAGCATGACTTTACTTCACAG ATCTTCTCTCTGGGCTACTGTCCGACGGGCGAGTGGCTGGCTGTGGGAATGGAAAGCAGTAATGTGGAGGTGCTTCATCACACCAAGCCTGACAAGTACCAGCTGCACTTGCACGAAAGCTGCGTCCTCTCCCTCAAATTTGCCTACTGTG GTAAATGGTTTGTGAGCACTGGGAAGGACAATCTCTTGAATGCCTGGAGGACTCCCTATGGTGCCAGCATTTTCCAG TCAAAGGAGTCGTCCTCTGTCCTGAGCTGTGACATCTCGGCAGATGATAAATACATTGTGACGGGATCTGGAGACAAGAAGGCCACTGTGTATGAAGTGATATACTAA
- the LOC127436749 gene encoding transducin-like enhancer protein 3-B isoform X29, protein MYPQGRHPAPHQPGQPGFKFTVAESCDRIKDEFQFLQAQYHSLKVEYDKLANEKTEMQRHYVMYYEMSYGLNIEMHKQTEIAKRLNAILAQIMPFLSQEHQQQVAQAVERAKQVTMTELNAIIGQQLQAQHLSHAAHGPPVQLPPHPSGLQPPSIPPVTGSVSGLLAVGALGSQAHLPVKDEKNHHDLEHRERESSTNNSVSPSDSLRASEKHRGSSEYSLDSKKRRVEEKDNMSRYDSDGDKSDDLVVDVSNEDPATPRVSPSHSPPENGLDKARALKKDAPNSPASVASSGSTPSSKVKDHPHNDKSSTPGLKSNTPTPRNDAPTPGTSNTPGLRPILGKPPGIEALAAPALRTPLSIAAPYGAPFAMMGHHPEMNGSLTSPGVYPGLHISPQMSVAAAAAYGRSPMAGFDPHPHMRAPGLPASLTSIPGGKPAYSFHVSADGQMQPVPFPPDALIGPGIPRHARQINTLSHGEVVCAVTISNPTRHVYTGGKGCVKIWDISQPGSKSPVSQLDCLNRDNYIRSCKLLPDGRTLIVGGEASTLTIWDLASQTPRIKAELTSSAPACYALAISPDAKVCFSCCSDGNIAVWDLHNQTLVRQFQGHTDGASCIDISHDGTKLWTGGLDNTVRSWDLREGRQLQQHDFTSQIFSLGYCPTGEWLAVGMESSNVEVLHHTKPDKYQLHLHESCVLSLKFAYCGKWFVSTGKDNLLNAWRTPYGASIFQSKESSSVLSCDISADDKYIVTGSGDKKATVYEVIY, encoded by the exons ATGTATCCGCAGGGCCGGCATCCG GCACCTCACCAGCCTGGTCAGCCAGGCTTCAAATTCACTGTAGCAGAATCTTGTGACAGGATCAAAGACGAATTTCAATTCCTTCAAGCTCAGTACCACAG TCTTAAAGTGGAGTATGACAAACTGGCCAATGAGAAGACAGAGATGCAGCGACACTATGTCATG TACTATGAGATGTCCTATGGGCTGAACATTGAAATGCATAAGCAG actGAGATTGCCAAACGGCTAAATGCAATTCTTGCTCAAATTATGCCTTTTTTGTCACAAGAG CACCAACAGCAGGTCGCACAGGCTGTTGAACGTGCTAAGCAAGTGACAATGACAGAGTTGAATGCCATCATCGGG CAGCAGCTCCAGGCTCAGCACCTTTCCCATGCTGCCCACGGACCCCCAGTCCAGTTGCCACCTCACCCCTCAGGGCTTCAGCCCCCTAGCATCCCTCCAGTCACGGGCTCCGTGTCAGGCCTGCTGGCTGTCGGAGCTCTGGGCAGCCAGGCACACCTGCCAGTCAAAGATGAGAAGAACCACCATGACCTGGAACACAGAG AGCGGGAGTCCAGCACG AATAATTCTGTATCACCGTCAGACAGCCTGAGGGCCAGTGAGAAACACAGAGGTTCATCTGAATACAGTCTGGACTCAAAAAAACGCAGAGTAGAGGAAAAAGACAACATGAGCCGATAT GACAGTGATGGTGACAAAAGCGATGATTTGGTCGTGGATGTGTCTAATGAG GATCCAGCCACCCCAAGGGTCAGCCCGTCTCACTCTCCCCCTGAGAACGGACTTGATAAGGCCAGAGCACTGAAGAAAGATGCTCCCAACAGCCCAGCCTCTGTGGCCTCCTCTGGGAGCACCCCCTCTTCGAAAGTGAAGGACCACCCACAT AACGACAAGTCCTCCACCCCGGGTTTGAAGTCCAACACCCCCACTCCACGCAATGACGCTCCCACCCCAGGAACCAGCAACACCCCTGGGCTCAGGCCCATACTTGGCAAGCCACCTGGCATTGAAGCACTTG CAGCACCAGCCCTACGGACACCATTGTCGATTGCGGCACCATACGGGGCTCCATTTGCGATGATGGGTCACCACCCAGAGATGAACGGCTCATTGACTAGTCCAGGAGTTTACCCTGGCCTGCACATCTCCCCTCAGATGAGCGTCGCTGCTGCTGCCGCCTATGGACGCTCACCTATG GCGGGTTTTGATCCTCATCCCCACATGCGTGCTCCGGGTCTGCCAGCAAGTCTTACCTCTATACCTGGAGGGAAACC GGCCTACTCCTTCCATGTTAGCGCTGATGGCCAGATGCAGCCAGTACCTTTCCCTCCAGATGCTCTGATTGGACCAGGAATACCTCGTCATGCCCGTCAGATCAATACACTCAGCCACGGCGAGGTGGTGTGTGCCGTAACCATTAGCAACCCCACACGACACGTCTACACTGGCGGCAAGGGCTGTGTGAAGATCTGGGACATCAGTCAGCCCGGCAGCAAGAGCCCCGTCTCACAGCTTGACTGCCTG AACCGGGATAACTACATCCGCTCCTGTAAGCTTCTTCCGGATGGCCGTACTCTGATCGTTGGAGGAGAAGCCAGCACTCTGACCATATGGGATCTGGCCTCACAGACTCCCCGTATCAAAGCTGAGCTCACCTCTTCTGCCCCGGCCTGCTATGCGCTGGCGATCAGCCCTGATGCCAAGGTCTGCTTCTCCTGCTGCAGTGATGGAAATATTGCTGTTTGGGACCTCCATAACCAAACCCTTGTCAG GCAGTTCCAGGGCCACACGGATGGGGCCAGCTGTATAGATATTTCCCATGATGGCACCAAATTGTGGACAGGTGGCCTTGACAACACTGTACGGTCCTGGGACCTGAGAGAGGGACGACAGCTCCAGCAGCATGACTTTACTTCACAG ATCTTCTCTCTGGGCTACTGTCCGACGGGCGAGTGGCTGGCTGTGGGAATGGAAAGCAGTAATGTGGAGGTGCTTCATCACACCAAGCCTGACAAGTACCAGCTGCACTTGCACGAAAGCTGCGTCCTCTCCCTCAAATTTGCCTACTGTG GTAAATGGTTTGTGAGCACTGGGAAGGACAATCTCTTGAATGCCTGGAGGACTCCCTATGGTGCCAGCATTTTCCAG TCAAAGGAGTCGTCCTCTGTCCTGAGCTGTGACATCTCGGCAGATGATAAATACATTGTGACGGGATCTGGAGACAAGAAGGCCACTGTGTATGAAGTGATATACTAA
- the LOC127436749 gene encoding transducin-like enhancer protein 3-B isoform X20, translating into MYPQGRHPAPHQPGQPGFKFTVAESCDRIKDEFQFLQAQYHSLKVEYDKLANEKTEMQRHYVMYYEMSYGLNIEMHKQTEIAKRLNAILAQIMPFLSQEHQQQVAQAVERAKQVTMTELNAIIGQSHAVYPALMQQLQAQHLSHAAHGPPVQLPPHPSGLQPPSIPPVTGSVSGLLAVGALGSQAHLPVKDEKNHHDLEHRERESSTQNNSVSPSDSLRASEKHRGSSEYSLDSKKRRVEEKDNMSRYDSDGDKSDDLVVDVSNEDPATPRVSPSHSPPENGLDKARALKKDAPNSPASVASSGSTPSSKVKDHPHNDKSSTPGLKSNTPTPRNDAPTPGTSNTPGLRPILGKPPGIEALAAPALRTPLSIAAPYGAPFAMMGHHPEMNGSLTSPGVYPGLHISPQMSVAAAAAYGRSPMAGFDPHPHMRAPGLPASLTSIPGGKPAYSFHVSADGQMQPVPFPPDALIGPGIPRHARQINTLSHGEVVCAVTISNPTRHVYTGGKGCVKIWDISQPGSKSPVSQLDCLNRDNYIRSCKLLPDGRTLIVGGEASTLTIWDLASQTPRIKAELTSSAPACYALAISPDAKVCFSCCSDGNIAVWDLHNQTLVRQFQGHTDGASCIDISHDGTKLWTGGLDNTVRSWDLREGRQLQQHDFTSQIFSLGYCPTGEWLAVGMESSNVEVLHHTKPDKYQLHLHESCVLSLKFAYCGKWFVSTGKDNLLNAWRTPYGASIFQSKESSSVLSCDISADDKYIVTGSGDKKATVYEVIY; encoded by the exons ATGTATCCGCAGGGCCGGCATCCG GCACCTCACCAGCCTGGTCAGCCAGGCTTCAAATTCACTGTAGCAGAATCTTGTGACAGGATCAAAGACGAATTTCAATTCCTTCAAGCTCAGTACCACAG TCTTAAAGTGGAGTATGACAAACTGGCCAATGAGAAGACAGAGATGCAGCGACACTATGTCATG TACTATGAGATGTCCTATGGGCTGAACATTGAAATGCATAAGCAG actGAGATTGCCAAACGGCTAAATGCAATTCTTGCTCAAATTATGCCTTTTTTGTCACAAGAG CACCAACAGCAGGTCGCACAGGCTGTTGAACGTGCTAAGCAAGTGACAATGACAGAGTTGAATGCCATCATCGGG CAGTCTCATGCCGTCTACCCTGCTCTGATG CAGCAGCTCCAGGCTCAGCACCTTTCCCATGCTGCCCACGGACCCCCAGTCCAGTTGCCACCTCACCCCTCAGGGCTTCAGCCCCCTAGCATCCCTCCAGTCACGGGCTCCGTGTCAGGCCTGCTGGCTGTCGGAGCTCTGGGCAGCCAGGCACACCTGCCAGTCAAAGATGAGAAGAACCACCATGACCTGGAACACAGAG AGCGGGAGTCCAGCACG cAGAATAATTCTGTATCACCGTCAGACAGCCTGAGGGCCAGTGAGAAACACAGAGGTTCATCTGAATACAGTCTGGACTCAAAAAAACGCAGAGTAGAGGAAAAAGACAACATGAGCCGATAT GACAGTGATGGTGACAAAAGCGATGATTTGGTCGTGGATGTGTCTAATGAG GATCCAGCCACCCCAAGGGTCAGCCCGTCTCACTCTCCCCCTGAGAACGGACTTGATAAGGCCAGAGCACTGAAGAAAGATGCTCCCAACAGCCCAGCCTCTGTGGCCTCCTCTGGGAGCACCCCCTCTTCGAAAGTGAAGGACCACCCACAT AACGACAAGTCCTCCACCCCGGGTTTGAAGTCCAACACCCCCACTCCACGCAATGACGCTCCCACCCCAGGAACCAGCAACACCCCTGGGCTCAGGCCCATACTTGGCAAGCCACCTGGCATTGAAGCACTTG CAGCACCAGCCCTACGGACACCATTGTCGATTGCGGCACCATACGGGGCTCCATTTGCGATGATGGGTCACCACCCAGAGATGAACGGCTCATTGACTAGTCCAGGAGTTTACCCTGGCCTGCACATCTCCCCTCAGATGAGCGTCGCTGCTGCTGCCGCCTATGGACGCTCACCTATG GCGGGTTTTGATCCTCATCCCCACATGCGTGCTCCGGGTCTGCCAGCAAGTCTTACCTCTATACCTGGAGGGAAACC GGCCTACTCCTTCCATGTTAGCGCTGATGGCCAGATGCAGCCAGTACCTTTCCCTCCAGATGCTCTGATTGGACCAGGAATACCTCGTCATGCCCGTCAGATCAATACACTCAGCCACGGCGAGGTGGTGTGTGCCGTAACCATTAGCAACCCCACACGACACGTCTACACTGGCGGCAAGGGCTGTGTGAAGATCTGGGACATCAGTCAGCCCGGCAGCAAGAGCCCCGTCTCACAGCTTGACTGCCTG AACCGGGATAACTACATCCGCTCCTGTAAGCTTCTTCCGGATGGCCGTACTCTGATCGTTGGAGGAGAAGCCAGCACTCTGACCATATGGGATCTGGCCTCACAGACTCCCCGTATCAAAGCTGAGCTCACCTCTTCTGCCCCGGCCTGCTATGCGCTGGCGATCAGCCCTGATGCCAAGGTCTGCTTCTCCTGCTGCAGTGATGGAAATATTGCTGTTTGGGACCTCCATAACCAAACCCTTGTCAG GCAGTTCCAGGGCCACACGGATGGGGCCAGCTGTATAGATATTTCCCATGATGGCACCAAATTGTGGACAGGTGGCCTTGACAACACTGTACGGTCCTGGGACCTGAGAGAGGGACGACAGCTCCAGCAGCATGACTTTACTTCACAG ATCTTCTCTCTGGGCTACTGTCCGACGGGCGAGTGGCTGGCTGTGGGAATGGAAAGCAGTAATGTGGAGGTGCTTCATCACACCAAGCCTGACAAGTACCAGCTGCACTTGCACGAAAGCTGCGTCCTCTCCCTCAAATTTGCCTACTGTG GTAAATGGTTTGTGAGCACTGGGAAGGACAATCTCTTGAATGCCTGGAGGACTCCCTATGGTGCCAGCATTTTCCAG TCAAAGGAGTCGTCCTCTGTCCTGAGCTGTGACATCTCGGCAGATGATAAATACATTGTGACGGGATCTGGAGACAAGAAGGCCACTGTGTATGAAGTGATATACTAA